One Bradyrhizobium sp. ISRA464 genomic window carries:
- a CDS encoding DUF190 domain-containing protein produces the protein MQLQRDAVLLRIFFGEEDRANHLPLYEAIVLKAREMHLAGATVLRGHLGFGHSTRLHTTKILRLSEDLPVIVEIVDTQEQIDRFLPVLDQLMSSGLVTIEKVQVLQYGSEMAPPATKA, from the coding sequence ATGCAACTTCAGCGAGACGCGGTCTTGTTGAGAATCTTCTTCGGAGAAGAAGACAGAGCGAACCATCTGCCCCTATACGAGGCGATCGTGCTCAAAGCGCGGGAGATGCATCTCGCTGGTGCTACAGTGCTGCGAGGACATCTTGGGTTTGGTCATTCGACACGGCTGCATACAACGAAGATACTGCGCCTTTCGGAGGATCTTCCAGTGATTGTGGAGATCGTTGACACGCAGGAACAGATTGACCGCTTCCTTCCCGTCCTTGACCAGCTGATGAGCAGCGGACTTGTGACAATCGAGAAGGTGCAGGTCCTGCAATATGGCTCCGAAATGGCGCCCCCGGCGACGAAGGCATGA
- the gcvA gene encoding transcriptional regulator GcvA — protein sequence MDQKVPPLNALKAFEAAARRLSVKLAAEELCVTPGAVSQMLKTLEAHLGVRLFERVPRGIYLTDAGRDYLPSIRNAFRQIAEASRRVAASNDVGTLTVSVTPFFASAWLVPRMASFQRAHPEIDLQIVTSSALVDFSRSGVDVAVRHGLGRYPGLRSDRVVTVEMVVVAAPSLVARLGRPTSPADLARWPQVHDADRKGWSLWFQTNGVGEVRAPRGPSFDDTSLLLKAVTSGQGAGLLPAAMVENEIRSGELIQLMETTQMEEFAYYLVCPDNKQGLPKIAAFREWILGPVAQSAAAEQ from the coding sequence ATGGATCAGAAGGTTCCGCCGCTGAATGCGCTCAAGGCGTTTGAAGCCGCCGCGCGCCGCCTCTCGGTGAAGCTCGCGGCCGAGGAGCTGTGCGTGACGCCGGGCGCTGTCAGCCAGATGCTCAAGACGCTGGAGGCCCATCTCGGCGTGCGCCTGTTCGAACGCGTGCCGCGCGGCATCTATCTCACCGATGCAGGGCGCGACTATCTGCCGTCGATCCGCAATGCCTTTCGCCAGATCGCCGAAGCGTCGCGCCGCGTCGCCGCGTCAAACGACGTCGGTACGCTCACGGTCAGCGTGACGCCGTTCTTTGCCTCCGCCTGGCTCGTGCCGCGTATGGCGTCGTTTCAGCGCGCGCATCCCGAGATCGATCTGCAGATCGTCACCAGCAGCGCGCTGGTGGATTTTTCGCGCAGCGGCGTCGACGTCGCGGTGCGCCACGGTCTCGGCCGCTATCCGGGGCTGCGCAGCGACCGTGTGGTGACGGTGGAGATGGTGGTGGTCGCGGCGCCCTCGCTGGTGGCGCGGCTTGGGCGGCCGACATCACCCGCCGATCTCGCGCGCTGGCCGCAGGTGCACGACGCCGATCGCAAGGGCTGGAGCCTGTGGTTTCAAACCAATGGCGTCGGGGAGGTGCGCGCGCCGCGCGGACCGTCATTCGACGACACGAGCCTGCTTCTGAAGGCCGTGACGTCAGGGCAAGGCGCGGGTCTGCTGCCGGCGGCGATGGTCGAGAACGAGATCCGCAGCGGCGAACTGATCCAGTTGATGGAAACGACGCAGATGGAAGAGTTCGCCTATTACCTGGTGTGCCCGGACAACAAGCAGGGGCTCCCGAAGATCGCAGCGTTCAGGGAATGGATATTGGGGCCAGTCGCCCAATCGGCCGCCGCGGAGCAGTAG
- a CDS encoding uracil-DNA glycosylase, with product MTISTSSLVPSSTRPDSNCPLCPRLAAFRAEARAREPGWFNSPVDSFGDAGARLLVVGLAPGLQGANRTGRPFTGDYAGDLLYATLLEYGFASGVYQARPDDGLKLVDCRISNAVRCVPPQNKPMPAEINTCRQFLSATIAAMPKLRAIVLLGRIAHESTLKALGLRLAAAPFAHGAVHMTGQFKLYDSYHCSRYNTNTGVLTADMFRKVFANVRKELG from the coding sequence ATGACGATTTCGACGAGTAGTCTCGTCCCCTCATCCACCCGACCCGACAGCAACTGTCCGCTCTGTCCACGGCTGGCCGCCTTTCGCGCGGAGGCCCGTGCACGCGAGCCGGGCTGGTTCAACTCGCCGGTGGATTCCTTCGGCGATGCCGGCGCGCGCCTGCTGGTCGTCGGGCTTGCACCGGGTCTTCAAGGGGCGAACCGCACCGGCCGCCCCTTCACCGGCGATTACGCCGGTGACCTGCTCTACGCCACGCTGCTGGAATACGGCTTTGCCAGCGGCGTCTATCAGGCACGGCCGGACGACGGCCTCAAGCTCGTCGATTGCCGGATCAGCAACGCAGTGCGCTGCGTGCCGCCGCAGAACAAGCCGATGCCCGCGGAGATCAACACCTGCCGGCAATTCCTGAGCGCGACCATCGCGGCGATGCCGAAGCTGCGCGCGATCGTGCTGCTCGGGCGCATCGCCCACGAATCGACGCTAAAGGCGCTGGGGCTTCGCTTGGCTGCGGCGCCCTTTGCGCACGGTGCCGTGCATATGACCGGGCAATTCAAGCTGTACGACAGCTACCATTGCTCGCGGTACAACACGAACACCGGCGTGCTGACGGCCGATATGTTCCGCAAGGTCTTCGCGAATGTGCGGAAGGAACTCGGCTAG
- the mscL gene encoding large conductance mechanosensitive channel protein MscL: MLKEFREFAMKGNVVDLAVAVIIGAAFGAIVNSLVGDIIMPIIGAITGGLDFSNYFTGLSKAVTATNLADAKKQGAVLAWGNFITLTLNFLIIAFVLFIVIRVMSQFKRKEEVKPAEPPKPTPEVELLTEIRDLLKKS, from the coding sequence ATGCTGAAGGAATTTCGCGAGTTCGCCATGAAGGGCAACGTCGTCGACCTCGCCGTCGCCGTCATCATCGGCGCGGCCTTCGGCGCGATCGTCAATTCGCTGGTCGGCGACATCATCATGCCGATCATCGGCGCGATCACCGGCGGCCTCGATTTCTCGAATTATTTCACCGGGCTGTCGAAGGCGGTCACCGCTACCAACCTGGCCGACGCCAAGAAGCAGGGCGCGGTGCTGGCTTGGGGCAACTTCATCACACTGACTCTCAATTTCCTGATCATCGCCTTCGTGCTGTTCATCGTGATCCGCGTGATGAGCCAATTCAAGCGCAAGGAAGAAGTGAAACCCGCGGAGCCGCCGAAGCCGACGCCCGAGGTCGAGCTGCTGACGGAAATCCGCGACCTCCTCAAGAAGAGCTAA
- a CDS encoding IS630 family transposase (programmed frameshift), translating to MTRPYSEDIRERALARADAGETVRSIAEALQISPSCVTKWKNLRRDTGSLSPGKIGGHKKRVLSDANADWLRKRIRSGPFTLRKLTQELAARGIKTDVRAVWTFVHTEGLSFKKTLLPAEQDRPDVARKRTRWKAHQGRIDVARLVFIDETWIKTNMAPLRGWGPCGQRLQASAPFGHWKTMTFIAALRHDRISAPWVIDGPINGEFFTLYVEKVLAPTLAPGEIVILDNLGSHKGKAARQAIRARGAHRIFLPPYSPDLNPIEQVFAKLKHLMRAAEPRDVEATWRKAGELLDLFSKEECTNYFKNSGYVSV from the exons ATGACGCGACCTTATTCGGAAGACATCCGCGAGCGGGCCTTGGCGCGAGCTGACGCGGGGGAGACAGTTCGTTCGATTGCAGAGGCGCTACAGATCAGTCCCTCCTGTGTGACGAAGTGGAAGAATCTGAGGCGGGATACCGGTAGCCTGTCGCCTGGCAAGATCGGCGGCCACAAGAAGCGGGTTCTATCGGATGCCAACGCCGACTGGCTGCGCAAACGCATTCGCTCGGGGCCATTCACCTTGCGCAAGCTGACACAGGAGCTGGCTGCACGCGGGATCAAGACAGACGTGCGGGCGGTGTGGACTTTTGTTCACACCGAGGGGCTCAGCTTC AAAAAAACGCTTCTACCAGCCGAGCAGGATCGCCCCGACGTCGCCCGTAAGCGGACCCGCTGGAAAGCACATCAAGGCAGGATCGACGTAGCGCGGTTGGTTTTTATCGACGAGACGTGGATCAAAACCAATATGGCGCCGCTGCGCGGCTGGGGGCCCTGTGGGCAGCGCCTCCAAGCATCTGCGCCTTTCGGTCATTGGAAGACCATGACCTTCATCGCGGCGCTGCGTCACGATCGGATCAGCGCGCCTTGGGTGATCGATGGTCCCATCAATGGTGAGTTCTTCACGCTGTACGTCGAGAAGGTGTTGGCACCCACCCTCGCACCGGGCGAGATCGTCATCCTCGACAATCTTGGCAGCCATAAGGGCAAAGCGGCTCGCCAAGCCATCCGCGCCAGAGGCGCCCACCGCATCTTCCTCCCGCCCTATAGCCCTGACCTCAATCCGATCGAGCAGGTCTTCGCCAAACTCAAACACCTCATGCGAGCTGCAGAGCCTCGTGACGTGGAGGCAACCTGGCGAAAGGCCGGTGAACTCCTCGATCTCTTCTCCAAGGAGGAGTGCACCAACTACTTCAAAAACTCAGGTTACGTTTCCGTATAA
- a CDS encoding universal stress protein has product MCRRLEVQAPRAVPSRPRELHAHVVAGHPVRDIVDFATKIRAELLVIGATGHSALYERLIGSRADRIVQLARCPVLVVK; this is encoded by the coding sequence ATATGTCGCCGTCTCGAAGTTCAAGCGCCTCGTGCCGTCCCGTCGAGGCCCCGGGAGCTTCACGCCCATGTCGTGGCTGGCCATCCTGTTCGCGACATCGTGGACTTCGCGACCAAGATCAGGGCCGAACTCCTGGTCATTGGGGCGACCGGCCATTCGGCGCTCTATGAACGCCTGATAGGCAGCCGCGCCGATCGCATCGTGCAACTCGCGCGTTGCCCGGTGCTGGTCGTAAAGTAG
- the crcB gene encoding fluoride efflux transporter CrcB: MQLLSGSICLLVGCILGGISRYFVSGVVARHMGETFPWGTMTVNVSGAFVIGIVGAMAVNNTSLMASPAPWLFAVTGFLGCYTTVSSFSLQTLALARDGEFSRAAGNILLSVALCLGAVTSGFRLAERLTG, from the coding sequence GTGCAATTGCTAAGCGGATCCATTTGTCTACTGGTCGGATGCATATTGGGAGGCATCTCGCGCTACTTTGTGTCGGGTGTGGTAGCCCGGCATATGGGTGAAACGTTTCCGTGGGGAACGATGACTGTCAACGTCAGCGGGGCGTTCGTCATCGGCATCGTCGGGGCCATGGCAGTGAACAACACATCTCTGATGGCATCGCCGGCGCCATGGCTGTTCGCTGTGACGGGCTTTCTCGGTTGTTATACGACCGTGTCATCCTTCAGCCTGCAAACTCTCGCACTCGCTCGCGATGGTGAATTCTCCCGTGCGGCAGGCAACATTCTTTTGTCGGTCGCACTTTGCCTTGGCGCAGTCACCTCCGGCTTTCGGCTGGCCGAACGGTTGACCGGCTGA
- a CDS encoding NYN domain-containing protein gives MSSPVSNKIALFIDGANLYATAKTLGFDIDYKRLLKEFQGRGTLLRAFYYTAIIEDQEYSSIRPLIDWLDYNGYTVVTKATKEFIDASGRRKVKGNMDIELAVDAMELAEHIDQMILFSGDGDFRSLVEAVQRRGVRVTVISTIASQPPMIADELRRQADVFTDLVELQSKLGRDPSERPAPREPRHHSPQFLQRATTTTVAPRGADDDFDE, from the coding sequence ATGTCGTCACCTGTTTCCAACAAGATCGCGCTCTTCATCGACGGAGCGAATCTTTACGCAACCGCAAAGACGCTGGGGTTCGACATCGACTACAAGCGCCTGCTGAAGGAATTCCAGGGCCGCGGCACGCTACTGCGCGCGTTCTACTACACGGCGATCATCGAGGATCAGGAGTATTCATCGATCCGTCCGCTGATCGACTGGCTCGACTACAACGGCTACACCGTCGTCACCAAGGCCACCAAGGAATTCATCGACGCCAGCGGCCGCCGCAAGGTCAAGGGCAACATGGACATCGAGCTCGCGGTCGATGCCATGGAACTTGCCGAACACATCGACCAGATGATTCTGTTCTCCGGCGATGGCGACTTCCGTTCGCTGGTCGAGGCGGTGCAGCGCCGCGGTGTTCGCGTCACCGTGATCTCCACCATCGCCAGCCAGCCGCCGATGATCGCCGACGAACTGCGCCGCCAGGCCGACGTCTTCACCGACCTGGTGGAGTTGCAGTCGAAGCTTGGCCGCGATCCGTCCGAACGTCCGGCCCCGCGCGAGCCGCGCCATCACTCCCCGCAATTCCTGCAGCGCGCGACCACCACCACCGTGGCCCCCCGGGGAGCCGATGACGATTTCGACGAGTAG
- the smpB gene encoding SsrA-binding protein SmpB: MAADKNERPIKVVAENRKARFNYAIEDTIEAGISLTGTEVKSIRSGKSTIAESYADSKNGELWLINANIPEYLQANRFNHEPKRPRKLLLHRKQINKLLGAVDREGMTLIPLKLYFNERGRAKLLLAVAKGKKLHDKRETVKKRDWGREKGRLMRARG; the protein is encoded by the coding sequence GTGGCTGCCGACAAGAACGAGCGCCCGATCAAGGTCGTCGCCGAGAACCGCAAGGCCCGCTTCAACTACGCCATCGAGGACACCATCGAGGCCGGCATCTCGCTGACCGGTACCGAGGTGAAGTCGATCCGCAGCGGCAAGAGCACGATCGCGGAATCCTATGCGGATTCCAAGAACGGCGAGCTGTGGCTGATCAATGCCAACATTCCGGAATATCTGCAGGCCAACCGCTTCAACCACGAGCCGAAGCGCCCGCGCAAGCTGCTGCTGCATCGCAAGCAGATCAACAAGCTGCTCGGCGCGGTCGATCGCGAGGGCATGACCCTCATTCCGCTGAAGCTCTATTTCAACGAGCGCGGCCGTGCCAAACTGCTGCTCGCGGTCGCCAAGGGCAAGAAGCTCCACGACAAGCGCGAGACGGTCAAGAAGCGCGACTGGGGCCGCGAGAAGGGCCGCCTGATGCGGGCGCGGGGATAG
- a CDS encoding DUF190 domain-containing protein: MQIPKHALLLRIFIGENDQFEGRPLHESIVMKAREQHLAGATVLRGPMGFGKSSRLHTAKILRLSEDLPLVIEIVDSEDNINRFLPVLDDMMSSGLITLEKVQVLQYGGTAVT; the protein is encoded by the coding sequence ATGCAAATTCCGAAACACGCGCTCCTGCTCCGGATATTCATTGGCGAGAACGATCAATTCGAGGGACGCCCCCTGCATGAATCCATCGTGATGAAAGCGCGCGAGCAACACCTCGCCGGGGCCACCGTGCTTCGGGGCCCGATGGGCTTCGGCAAGTCGAGCCGTCTTCACACGGCCAAGATCCTGCGGCTTTCGGAAGATTTGCCTCTGGTCATAGAGATCGTCGATAGCGAGGATAACATCAATCGTTTCCTCCCGGTGCTCGACGACATGATGTCCAGCGGGCTCATCACGCTTGAGAAGGTCCAAGTGCTGCAATATGGAGGAACTGCCGTAACATGA
- the crcB gene encoding fluoride efflux transporter CrcB, with the protein MTISKSSKSSGQWRGTAALYACVAAGSVLGGVARFLVALVIQTGPGFPWSTLFINATGSFVIGFYATLSGPDGRMFAGVRQRQFVMTGFCGGYTTFSTFSLETFRLFHAGLTHTALANILASVLCWLLAVWLGHTLAARLNRLKRT; encoded by the coding sequence ATGACGATATCGAAATCATCGAAATCCTCCGGTCAATGGCGGGGCACCGCAGCGCTTTATGCCTGCGTGGCGGCCGGCAGCGTTCTGGGCGGCGTGGCCCGTTTTCTGGTCGCGCTGGTGATTCAAACTGGCCCCGGTTTTCCTTGGTCAACGCTCTTTATTAACGCAACCGGCTCATTCGTAATCGGCTTCTACGCGACACTCAGTGGTCCGGACGGTCGGATGTTTGCCGGTGTTAGGCAACGGCAATTCGTCATGACGGGGTTCTGCGGAGGCTATACGACCTTCTCGACCTTCAGCCTTGAAACATTCAGACTGTTCCATGCCGGCCTGACGCACACGGCGCTCGCCAACATCCTCGCCTCCGTCCTCTGCTGGCTGCTCGCCGTGTGGCTCGGACACACGCTCGCTGCTCGTCTCAATCGGTTGAAAAGGACCTAG
- a CDS encoding transglycosylase SLT domain-containing protein: protein MIRSARAGTLRSTALATSLALAVGFSAIVADAWADAKVPLPKPRPVSRSAAPKTAVATRTTPKAEVARPTAIAPALVPATRQHVAPAARSKPVLPAAVAATSSTSQSDKEALKTVVELLRKRRPGDATDAESSISDPVARKLAEWLILRSEDNGASVERYRSFLDANPSWPSQTFLRRRIEASLWDDHRDDSAVWAWFQNESPISAKGRLALAKVMIGRGDRANAERLVREAWRNDPMSEDTESTALDLFGSFLTAGDHKARMDTMLYGTENEAAGMRAARRLGSGYVALAKARIAANRKASNLRALLEAVPRELTGDTGYLFARIQLLRREEKFAEAAQLMMSAPREPARLHNVDEWWVERRLLARKMIDVGEYRTAYLIARDAAMPARGIYKTEQEFTAGWIALRFLRDPAVAAQHFARIGVGSSNPTALARAGYWQGRAAEAAGRGQEARAAYARAAEQSTSYYGQLARAKLGLPQIELNGVPRGRGAERLEIVRAAALLYDIGERELAIPIYSDMGDNGDPEALAGLGELTARHGDARGMLLLGKAALNRGLPFDHYAYPVNGIPSFRQVGPEVEPSIVYAIARQESAFNPAVVSPAQAYGLMQVTPEAGRYVCKRAGIGFDLNRMKTDPVYNAMLGAAELGGLLEDYRGSYILTFAAYNAGRGSVRKWIERYGDPRDPKVDAVDWVELIPFSETRNYVQRIMENLQVYRARFGGGTKLQIEADLRRGASLE, encoded by the coding sequence GTGATCCGTTCCGCCCGCGCAGGCACATTGCGATCGACCGCATTGGCGACCAGCCTGGCGCTCGCAGTCGGCTTCTCGGCGATCGTTGCCGATGCGTGGGCCGACGCAAAAGTTCCATTGCCCAAGCCGCGGCCGGTCTCCCGCAGCGCTGCTCCCAAGACAGCGGTCGCGACCCGAACCACGCCGAAGGCGGAGGTGGCGCGACCGACCGCGATCGCACCTGCACTGGTTCCGGCCACCCGGCAGCACGTCGCACCTGCGGCGCGTAGCAAGCCGGTGTTGCCGGCGGCGGTGGCCGCGACATCGTCAACGTCACAGTCGGACAAGGAGGCGCTCAAGACCGTCGTCGAGCTCCTGCGCAAACGCAGGCCGGGCGACGCCACCGACGCCGAGTCCTCAATCTCCGATCCGGTGGCGCGCAAGCTTGCGGAATGGCTCATCCTGCGCAGCGAGGATAATGGCGCGTCGGTCGAGCGCTACCGCAGCTTCCTCGACGCCAATCCGAGCTGGCCATCGCAGACATTCCTTCGCCGCCGCATCGAGGCCTCGCTGTGGGACGACCACCGGGACGACTCTGCAGTCTGGGCCTGGTTCCAGAATGAATCGCCGATCTCGGCCAAGGGCCGTCTCGCGCTGGCCAAGGTGATGATCGGACGCGGTGACCGCGCCAACGCCGAACGCCTGGTGCGAGAGGCCTGGCGCAACGACCCGATGAGCGAGGACACCGAGAGCACCGCGCTCGATCTGTTCGGGTCGTTCCTGACCGCCGGCGACCACAAGGCGCGCATGGACACCATGCTCTACGGCACCGAGAACGAGGCCGCCGGCATGCGCGCGGCAAGACGTCTTGGCTCCGGCTATGTGGCGCTGGCAAAGGCCCGCATCGCGGCCAACCGCAAGGCCTCGAACCTGCGCGCGCTGCTCGAGGCCGTGCCGCGCGAATTGACCGGCGACACCGGCTATCTCTTCGCCAGGATCCAGCTGCTCCGCCGCGAGGAGAAATTCGCCGAGGCCGCGCAATTGATGATGAGCGCGCCGAGGGAGCCCGCGCGTCTCCACAACGTCGACGAATGGTGGGTCGAGCGCAGGCTGCTGGCGCGCAAGATGATCGACGTCGGCGAGTACCGCACCGCCTATCTGATCGCGCGCGACGCCGCGATGCCCGCCCGCGGCATTTACAAGACCGAACAGGAATTCACCGCGGGCTGGATCGCGCTGCGCTTCCTCAGGGATCCCGCGGTCGCCGCGCAGCACTTCGCGCGGATCGGCGTCGGCAGCAGCAATCCGACCGCGCTGGCGCGGGCCGGCTACTGGCAGGGCCGCGCCGCGGAAGCCGCCGGCCGTGGCCAGGAGGCCCGCGCCGCCTATGCGCGCGCGGCCGAGCAGTCGACGAGCTATTATGGCCAGCTCGCGCGCGCGAAACTCGGCCTGCCCCAGATCGAACTGAACGGCGTGCCGCGCGGCCGCGGCGCCGAGCGGCTGGAGATCGTGCGCGCGGCAGCGCTGCTCTATGACATCGGCGAGCGCGAGCTCGCGATCCCGATCTACAGCGACATGGGCGACAATGGCGATCCGGAAGCGCTGGCCGGACTCGGCGAATTGACCGCACGCCACGGCGATGCGCGCGGCATGCTGCTCCTGGGCAAGGCCGCGCTTAACCGCGGACTGCCGTTCGACCACTACGCCTATCCGGTCAACGGAATCCCCTCCTTCAGGCAGGTCGGTCCGGAGGTCGAGCCGAGCATCGTCTACGCCATCGCGCGCCAGGAAAGCGCGTTCAATCCCGCCGTGGTGTCGCCGGCACAGGCCTATGGCCTCATGCAGGTGACGCCGGAGGCCGGCCGCTACGTGTGCAAGCGCGCAGGCATCGGCTTCGACCTCAACCGGATGAAGACCGATCCGGTCTACAATGCGATGCTCGGCGCGGCCGAGCTCGGCGGCCTGCTCGAGGACTACCGGGGCTCCTACATCCTGACCTTTGCCGCCTACAACGCCGGGCGCGGCAGCGTGAGGAAGTGGATCGAGCGCTATGGCGATCCGCGCGACCCGAAGGTCGACGCGGTCGACTGGGTCGAGCTGATTCCATTCTCGGAGACGCGGAACTACGTCCAGCGGATCATGGAGAACCTGCAGGTCTATCGCGCCCGCTTCGGCGGCGGGACCAAGCTGCAGATCGAGGCCGACCTGCGCCGCGGCGCCAGCCTCGAATGA
- the rpoZ gene encoding DNA-directed RNA polymerase subunit omega codes for MARVTVEDCIDKVDNRFDLVLLAAHRARMISSGSQLTVDRDNDKNPVVSLREIADSTISPEDLREELVHSLQKFVEVDEPEPDTVPLIGSAGASVDADDTEVAVERMTEEELLKGLEGLAPPEEQPEEDE; via the coding sequence ATGGCTCGCGTCACCGTTGAAGACTGCATTGATAAGGTCGACAACCGCTTCGACCTCGTCCTGTTGGCGGCGCATCGCGCCCGGATGATCTCGTCGGGTTCACAACTCACGGTTGATCGCGACAACGACAAGAATCCTGTCGTGTCGCTGCGGGAGATTGCCGATTCTACGATCTCGCCGGAAGACCTCCGCGAGGAACTGGTGCACTCCCTGCAGAAGTTCGTCGAGGTCGACGAGCCTGAGCCCGACACTGTTCCGCTGATCGGTTCCGCCGGCGCCAGCGTCGATGCCGACGACACCGAGGTTGCCGTCGAACGGATGACCGAAGAGGAGCTGCTGAAGGGCCTCGAAGGTCTGGCGCCCCCGGAAGAGCAGCCCGAGGAAGACGAGTAG
- a CDS encoding peroxiredoxin yields the protein MSQNSLTEVDWSKIPAPSDDGGAAHLTGMTIPSVTLRATNDTSVALSALEGRTVVFAYPRTGEPGKIGLVDDWDMIPGARGCTPQACSFRDLFAELKAAGAAHVFGLSTQSNEYQTEMASRLHLPFPVLSDEGLELTHALKLPTMSVAGLTLIKRLALIIDDARITHVFYPVFPPDRSAGDVLDWLKDNPQTV from the coding sequence ATGAGCCAGAACAGCCTGACCGAAGTCGACTGGAGCAAGATTCCGGCGCCGTCAGACGATGGCGGCGCGGCGCATCTGACCGGCATGACTATCCCCTCAGTCACGCTGCGCGCTACCAACGATACGTCAGTAGCGCTGTCGGCGCTCGAGGGCCGCACGGTGGTGTTCGCCTATCCGCGCACCGGCGAGCCCGGCAAGATCGGGCTGGTCGACGATTGGGACATGATCCCCGGCGCCCGCGGCTGTACGCCGCAGGCCTGCTCCTTCCGCGACCTGTTCGCCGAGCTGAAGGCGGCCGGCGCCGCCCATGTGTTCGGTCTGTCGACGCAGAGCAACGAGTACCAGACCGAGATGGCCTCGCGGCTGCATCTGCCGTTCCCGGTGCTGTCGGACGAGGGGTTGGAACTGACGCACGCGCTGAAGTTGCCGACGATGTCGGTTGCGGGACTGACGCTGATCAAGCGCCTCGCGCTGATCATCGACGACGCGCGCATCACGCACGTGTTCTATCCGGTATTTCCACCCGACCGGAGCGCCGGCGATGTGCTGGACTGGTTGAAGGACAATCCACAGACGGTCTGA
- the dapA gene encoding 4-hydroxy-tetrahydrodipicolinate synthase: protein MAAKTKFRGSFTALVTPFKNGGVDEAAFRSLVNWQIAEGTHGLVPVGTTGESPTLSHDEHKRVVEWCIEEARGRVPVIAGAGSNSTKEAIELAEHAEKAGATAVLVVTPYYNKPTQEGLYQHFKAINDAIGIPIIIYNIPPRSVIDMSVDTMKRLFELKNIAGVKDATASMVRVSQQRAAMGEDFNQLSGEDATILGYMAHGGHGCISVTSNVAPRLCSEFQTAWQKGDAATALKIHDKLIPLHTNLFIESNPAPVKYAMSLLGKMDEKLRLPMVPVSESTRAAVRSAMVHAGLIN, encoded by the coding sequence ATGGCAGCCAAGACAAAATTCCGGGGGTCATTCACTGCCTTGGTGACGCCCTTCAAAAACGGCGGGGTGGACGAGGCGGCGTTCCGCAGCCTCGTGAACTGGCAGATCGCCGAGGGCACGCACGGCCTCGTACCGGTCGGCACCACCGGCGAGAGCCCGACGCTGAGCCACGATGAGCACAAGCGGGTGGTCGAATGGTGCATCGAGGAGGCCAGGGGCCGGGTGCCTGTGATCGCCGGCGCCGGTTCGAATTCGACCAAGGAAGCGATCGAGCTGGCTGAACATGCCGAGAAGGCAGGCGCGACCGCGGTGCTGGTCGTGACGCCGTACTACAACAAGCCGACCCAGGAAGGCCTGTACCAGCACTTCAAGGCGATCAACGACGCGATCGGCATTCCGATCATCATCTACAACATCCCGCCGCGCTCGGTGATCGACATGTCGGTCGACACCATGAAGCGGCTGTTCGAGCTGAAGAACATCGCCGGCGTCAAGGACGCGACCGCGAGCATGGTGCGGGTCTCGCAGCAGCGCGCAGCGATGGGCGAAGACTTCAACCAATTGTCCGGCGAGGATGCGACCATCCTGGGCTACATGGCGCATGGCGGCCATGGCTGCATTTCGGTGACGTCGAACGTCGCACCGCGGCTGTGCTCGGAATTCCAGACCGCCTGGCAGAAGGGCGATGCGGCAACCGCGCTGAAGATCCATGACAAGCTGATCCCATTGCACACCAATCTCTTCATCGAGAGCAATCCCGCGCCGGTCAAATACGCGATGTCGCTGCTCGGCAAGATGGATGAGAAGCTGCGCCTGCCGATGGTCCCGGTCTCAGAATCGACTCGCGCGGCGGTCCGCAGCGCCATGGTGCATGCCGGGCTGATCAACTGA